A part of Synergistaceae bacterium DZ-S4 genomic DNA contains:
- a CDS encoding Wzz/FepE/Etk N-terminal domain-containing protein gives MSLLDILLIIAQGKKVILSFFLIFLIAGLGYGIFMKKPEYASSMQIAAITQNSPKTGDFNIYVSGNLISGILTSDSVLDSVIDQNDLLKNEDGTAKTRVQARKSLSDNIEPNVDAKSGIVTVTVKDRYPEKALTVAKSLYDSSLEILQEMGMTISGQKDAYIQSEIEKNIEKIEEFKQDPTNGVVRKDIDQLLKTMSLLSLYEEGAVYRKSAPMVVQLVSPPTLPDQPLPRGRGKIAALSGILGLFVGLTFAFISHFLRVSSSDPETAEKVKRLKELAGFKRERAN, from the coding sequence ATATCCCTTTTAGATATTCTTCTTATAATCGCCCAAGGCAAAAAAGTTATATTGTCTTTTTTTCTTATCTTCCTGATTGCCGGCCTCGGATACGGGATTTTCATGAAGAAGCCCGAATATGCCAGTTCGATGCAGATTGCAGCGATAACTCAAAACAGCCCTAAAACAGGAGACTTTAATATTTATGTCTCAGGCAACCTTATTTCAGGGATATTGACTAGTGATTCCGTATTAGACTCAGTGATCGACCAAAATGACCTTCTTAAAAATGAGGATGGAACAGCAAAGACACGTGTGCAGGCACGCAAGTCTCTTTCGGACAATATTGAGCCGAATGTTGATGCCAAAAGCGGAATAGTAACTGTAACAGTTAAAGACAGGTATCCCGAAAAGGCATTGACAGTTGCAAAATCTCTTTATGATTCTTCACTGGAAATATTGCAGGAAATGGGTATGACGATTTCCGGGCAAAAGGATGCCTATATACAGTCTGAGATAGAGAAGAACATAGAAAAGATCGAAGAGTTCAAGCAGGATCCCACCAACGGTGTCGTTCGCAAAGACATTGATCAGCTTTTAAAAACCATGTCACTGCTTTCCCTCTATGAGGAGGGCGCTGTTTACAGAAAGAGCGCCCCTATGGTCGTACAGCTTGTATCCCCGCCGACACTTCCCGACCAGCCGCTTCCGAGAGGAAGGGGCAAAATAGCCGCACTTTCCGGAATACTCGGGCTTTTTGTAGGTCTCACATTTGCCTTTATCAGCCACTTCCTGCGTGTTTCTTCTTCCGATCCCGAGACAGCAGAGAAGGTGAAACGCCTAAAAGAATTGGCAGGTTTTAAAAGAGAAAGAGCTAACTAA